One segment of Streptomyces sp. NBC_01463 DNA contains the following:
- a CDS encoding amidohydrolase family protein yields the protein MIDNMFVIDATVHPYNVADSNLRKDGEFPNLHAFALREMLWGMHERFATKGSSIPREAFCTDWPPELLAWTLFSESDVDMAVNHRLRIDSVFEDGLCNGEKNRVLAEKWPQRIVPYAGINPLLGVDACMRDLREQVELLPGTIGIKVYPNAGSPDHSWRLDDPEFTPFFELAKELGIKIIAVHKIVPNGLVPLGPFGIDDLENVAIRHIDLSFEIVHAGLPPFVEEVAMALMRLPNVYANLEITSAILAHGMGYVEEALAQLISLGGAEKIIYASGALHFHPQPVLEKMARLTFSDRILERYGLEQITQEQRAAFLAGNYARIAGIDLPAAAERIRDDEFAAYRAEHGTRPMWSYWRETQPQLWTPESEAAA from the coding sequence TTGATCGACAATATGTTCGTCATTGATGCCACCGTCCATCCCTACAATGTCGCGGACAGCAATCTCAGGAAAGACGGCGAATTCCCGAACCTGCACGCATTCGCGCTGCGGGAGATGCTCTGGGGCATGCACGAGCGCTTCGCGACGAAGGGTTCGTCGATACCGCGCGAGGCGTTCTGCACCGACTGGCCACCGGAGTTGCTGGCCTGGACCCTGTTCTCCGAGTCCGATGTGGACATGGCCGTCAACCACCGGCTGCGCATCGACAGCGTCTTCGAGGACGGTCTGTGCAATGGCGAGAAGAACCGGGTCCTGGCCGAGAAGTGGCCCCAGCGGATCGTCCCGTACGCGGGTATCAATCCGCTGCTCGGCGTCGACGCCTGTATGCGCGATCTGCGCGAGCAGGTGGAACTCCTGCCGGGCACCATCGGCATCAAGGTCTATCCCAATGCAGGTTCGCCCGACCACAGCTGGCGGCTCGACGATCCGGAGTTCACCCCGTTCTTCGAACTCGCCAAGGAACTGGGCATAAAGATCATCGCCGTTCACAAGATCGTCCCCAATGGGCTTGTCCCGCTGGGGCCTTTCGGAATCGACGACCTCGAGAACGTCGCCATCCGCCACATCGATCTCTCCTTCGAGATCGTGCACGCGGGACTTCCCCCCTTCGTGGAGGAGGTGGCGATGGCCCTCATGCGGCTGCCCAACGTCTACGCCAACCTGGAGATCACCTCGGCGATCCTGGCGCACGGCATGGGATACGTGGAGGAGGCGCTGGCCCAGCTCATCTCGCTCGGCGGCGCGGAGAAGATCATCTACGCCTCCGGGGCCCTGCACTTCCACCCGCAGCCGGTGCTGGAGAAGATGGCGCGGCTCACCTTCTCCGACCGGATCCTGGAGCGGTACGGCCTGGAGCAGATCACCCAGGAGCAGCGCGCGGCGTTCCTGGCCGGCAACTACGCCCGCATCGCGGGGATCGACCTGCCGGCGGCGGCCGAGCGGATCCGCGACGACGAGTTCGCGGCCTACCGCGCGGAGCACGGCACGCGCCCGATGTGGTCCTACTGGCGGGAGACGCAGCCCCAGCTGTGGACCCCCGAGTCCGAGGCCGCGGCATGA